A window of the Vigna angularis cultivar LongXiaoDou No.4 chromosome 3, ASM1680809v1, whole genome shotgun sequence genome harbors these coding sequences:
- the LOC108343713 gene encoding gibberellin receptor GID1C — translation MAGTNELNPNDSKMVVPLNMWVLISNFKLAYNLLRRPDGTFNRDLAEFLDRKVPANANPVDGVFSFDVIVDRETNLLTRIYRPAEGEERPVSILELEKPVSSEVVPVIIFFHGGSFAHSSANSAIYDTLCRRLVGICKAVVVSVNYRRAPENRYPCAYDDGWTALKWVSSRSWLQSRKDKKVHIYMAGDSSGGNIVHHVALKAVESGIEVFGNVLLNPLFGGQERSESEKRLDGRYFVRVKDRDWYWRAFLPEGEDRDHPACNPFGPKGQSLDGTVFPKSLVVVAGLDLVQDWQLGYAKGLEKAGQEVKLLFLEQATIGFYLLPNNEHFSSVMDEIKYFVSPDC, via the exons ATGGCTGGGACTAACGAACTCAACCCCAACGATTCTAAG ATGGTGGTTCCGCTGAATATGTGGGTTCTGATCTCAAATTTCAAGTTGGCATACAATCTTCTTCGTCGTCCGGATGGCACTTTCAACCGGGACTTGGCAGAGTTCCTTGATCGGAAAGTTCCGGCAAATGCGAACCCCGTGGATGGAGTGTTCTCTTTTGATGTCATTGTTGACCGTGAAACCAATCTCCTTACGCGAATCTATCGTCCTGCTGAGGGAGAGGAGCGTCCAGTGAGCATTCTTGAGCTTGAGAAACCTGTGAGCTCTGAGGTTGTTCCTGTCATCATATTCTTCCACGGTGGAAGTTTTGCTCATTCTTCAGCCAATAGTGCCATATATGATACGCTATGTCGTCGCCTGGTTGGTATCTGTAAGGCCGTTGTGGTGTCTGTGAACTATAGGCGTGCACCTGAGAATAGGTATCCCTGTGCTTACGATGATGGGTGGACAGCTCTTAAGTGGGTTAGCTCTAGATCTTGGCTTCAGAGTCGGAAAGATAAGAAAGTTCATATCTACATGGCTGGGGATAGCTCGGGTGGGAACATTGTGCACCATGTTGCTCTCAAAGCTGTGGAGTCCGGAATTGAAGTGTTTGGGAATGTTCTGCTCAACCCATTGTTTGGTGGGCAGGAAAGATCCGAGTCGGAGAAGCGTTTAGATGGGAGATATTTTGTAAGAGTGAAGGATCGAGACTGGTATTGGAGGGCTTTTCTTCCTGAAGGGGAAGATAGAGACCATCCTGCATGTAACCCGTTTGGGCCAAAGGGGCAAAGCCTTGATGGGACTGTCTTTCCCAAGAGCCTTGTAGTGGTTGCTGGTTTAGACCTTGTTCAGGACTGGCAACTGGGTTATGCCAAAGGGCTTGAGAAGGCTGGCCAGGAAGTGAAATTGCTATTCCTGGAGCAAGCAACCATTGGGTTTTACTTGCTGCCAAATAATGAGCACTTCTCTTCTGTTATGGAcgagataaaatattttgtcaGCCCTGACTGTTGA
- the LOC108345215 gene encoding histidine-containing phosphotransfer protein 1 isoform X2 has product MDGLVQLQKNLVDYTASLFHEGFLDEQFNQLQQLQDESNPDFVVEVVTLFFEDAERLLNELSKTLGQPSIDFKKLDAHVHQLKGSSSSIGAQRVHRVCISFRNSCEEQNVEGCLKNLQQVTHEYSLVKNKLETLLRMEQQILAAGG; this is encoded by the exons ATGGACGGTCTAGTTCAGCTGCAGAAGAACCTCGTTGATTACACTGCTTCTCTATTTCATGAG ggttttttaGATGAACAATTTAACCAGCTTCAGCAACTTCAAGATGAAAGTAACCCAGATTTTGTGGTTGAAGTGGTCACTCTCTTTTTTGAAGACGCCGAGAGGCTTCTTAACGAGCTCTCGAAAACACT AGGCCAACCTAGCATTGATTTTAAAAAGTTGGATGCTCATGTTCATCAGTTGAAGGGTAGCAGCTCCAG CATTGGAGCACAGAGAGTTCACAGAGTCTGCATTTCCTTCCGAAACTCTTGCGAGGAGCAAAACGTTGAAGG GTGTCTTAAAAACTTGCAACAAGTGACACATGAGTACTCCTTGGTGAAAAACAAGCTTGAAACTCTCCTCAGG ATGGAGCAACAGATTTTGGCTGCTGGTGGATAG
- the LOC108345215 gene encoding histidine-containing phosphotransfer protein 1 isoform X1, with translation MDGLVQLQKNLVDYTASLFHEGFLDEQFNQLQQLQDESNPDFVVEVVTLFFEDAERLLNELSKTLGQPSIDFKKLDAHVHQLKGSSSSYWKCSIGAQRVHRVCISFRNSCEEQNVEGCLKNLQQVTHEYSLVKNKLETLLRMEQQILAAGG, from the exons ATGGACGGTCTAGTTCAGCTGCAGAAGAACCTCGTTGATTACACTGCTTCTCTATTTCATGAG ggttttttaGATGAACAATTTAACCAGCTTCAGCAACTTCAAGATGAAAGTAACCCAGATTTTGTGGTTGAAGTGGTCACTCTCTTTTTTGAAGACGCCGAGAGGCTTCTTAACGAGCTCTCGAAAACACT AGGCCAACCTAGCATTGATTTTAAAAAGTTGGATGCTCATGTTCATCAGTTGAAGGGTAGCAGCTCCAG TTATTGGAAATGTAGCATTGGAGCACAGAGAGTTCACAGAGTCTGCATTTCCTTCCGAAACTCTTGCGAGGAGCAAAACGTTGAAGG GTGTCTTAAAAACTTGCAACAAGTGACACATGAGTACTCCTTGGTGAAAAACAAGCTTGAAACTCTCCTCAGG ATGGAGCAACAGATTTTGGCTGCTGGTGGATAG
- the LOC108344797 gene encoding uncharacterized protein LOC108344797 yields MAKKKMSHSANSQEPKHSQNETQTISMATLTDDSYLQQIQSLRNLNAKLLKETAERRQQIDSLQSELHCSAISNNDIVAAFDIEKVVTSVVVDSHVKEMNLLFGTLLGEKNREVERLHRERESLAVRFQNETKLFEESVKREGKLREEAEKLRLEGENVLLQKQRDVSELKRERDSALKSSRESFEAVETLKEEIEGLRRGKDEFVKLSKNQKQKIGNLEEELTRVNESWKMQEESMRVRLDSADEKLGLATQRVEEMTREISSLNEEKKKIEKVVETLTEENVGVRKSLNVAMKDLGDKQHEVDEALRVKGEIEEVKVNLESEIVGLRVIIKELEESYMKFEKENLQLLSEVDTYRSAVEEVEVEKEKMKKEFEEEKKKMEKLELLTAKLQETVVKRDADMGQMRSDRDKLGENEKKLEGNVSVLRKENEALQSKLLEARKEVEDVSAKIDVWCKNWNKALALLQHTATLVSQRKDIEEEVIRNGKNVEEMEEIAVEEVEKIKKAFESKEEMLDEMKQKVVSLNKSVVDAHKSKNIWTVLSSATTIFAAALVAYVARGR; encoded by the coding sequence ATGGCCAAAAAGAAAATGTCTCATTCAGCCAATTCTCAAGAACCCAAGCACTCCCAAAACGAAACACAAACCATATCAATGGCTACCCTGACCGATGATTCCTATCTTCAACAGATTCAGAGCCTCAGAAACCTCAATGCCAAACTTCTTAAGGAGACCGCTGAGCGCCGCCAACAGATTGACTCCCTCCAGTCGGAGCTACACTGCTCCGCCATCTCCAACAACGACATAGTCGCTGCCTTCGACATAGAAAAGGTAGTCACTTCGGTTGTCGTGGACAGCCACGTCAAGGAGATGAATCTCTTATTTGGCACACTCCTTGGAGAGAAGAATCGCGAGGTTGAACGTCTCCATCGTGAACGGGAAAGCCTCGCTGTGCGGTTCCAGAACGAGACGAAGCTGTTTGAGGAGAGTGTAAAGAGGGAGGGGAAGCTTCGAGAAGAAGCGGAGAAGCTTAGGTTGGAAGGTGAAAATGTGTTGTTGCAGAAACAGAGAGACGTCTCGGAGTTGAAAAGGGAGCGAGATTCGGCGCTGAAGAGCTCTCGAGAATCGTTTGAGGCTGTTGAAACGTTGAAGGAAGAGATTGAAGGGTTGAGAAGAGGGAAGGATGAGTTTGTGAAGCTAAGCAAAAATCAGAAGCAGAAAATAGGTAATCTTGAAGAGGAGTTGACACGAGTCAACGAGTCTTGGAAGATGCAAGAGGAGTCCATGCGTGTCAGGCTTGACAGTGCGGACGAGAAACTTGGTCTTGCGACGCAGAGGGTGGAGGAGATGACGAGGGAGATCAGTTCCTTGAacgaggagaagaagaagatagaaAAGGTTGTTGAGACGTTGACGGAGGAGAATGTTGGTGTTCGTAAGAGTTTGAATGTGGCTATGAAGGATTTGGGTGATAAGCAGCATGAGGTTGATGAAGCTCTTAGAGTCAAAGGTGAAATAGAGGAGGTGAAGGTTAATCTAGAAAGTGAAATTGTTGGTTTGAGAGTCATAATCAAAGAATTGGAAGAGTCTTACATGAAGTTTGAAAAGGAAAACTTGCAGTTGCTTTCAGAAGTTGACACTTATAGAAGTGCTGTGGAAGAGGTGGAAGTTGAGaaggaaaagatgaagaaagagtttgaggaggaaaagaagaaaatggagaAATTAGAGCTGCTAACTGCAAAATTGCAGGAAACGGTTGTGAAGAGAGATGCTGATATGGGACAAATGAGAAGTGATAGAGATAAGCTGGGTGAGAATGAAAAGAAGCTGGAGGGCAATGTGAGTGTTTTGAGAAAGGAAAATGAGGCATTGCAGAGTAAGCTTTTGGAGGCAAGAAAGGAAGTTGAGGATGTGAGCGCTAAGATTGATGTTTGGTGCAAAAATTGGAACAAGGCCCTTGCACTGTTGCAGCATACGGCTACACTTGTGTCTCAACGGAAGGATATTGAAGAGGAGGTGATCCGAAATGGTAAGAATgttgaagaaatggaagaaatagctgttgaagaagtggaaaaaataaagaaggcATTTGAAAGCAAAGAGGAGATGCTGGATGAAATGAAGCAGAAGGTGGTTTCATTGAACAAGTCTGTGGTGGATGCTCACAAAAGTAAGAACATATGGACTGTGTTATCTTCTGCAACTACAATTTTTGCTGCTGCTTTGGTTGCTTATGTTGCTAGAGGACGTTGA